One genomic region from Thermoleptolyngbya sichuanensis A183 encodes:
- a CDS encoding dienelactone hydrolase family protein, which translates to MVLKTAIVETEAIIPTPSGEMPAFLYRPAAPAASASSPAVLLLMEAFGLTPHIRDVATRTAAKGYVVLTPDLYYREWPHNKFGYDEVEQAMATMYRMDFGQPVEQDLKAAIAFLKAQPDVSPDRIGVTGFCLGGGLTFLTACRFSSDIAAAAPFYGMVLDDWVEAIKDITVPVYLFHGGADPFIPSERVQHIEARFKDLGKAYWLKVYPDADHGFFCHERSSYNAAAAEDAWQALTQFLHQHLNRVS; encoded by the coding sequence ATGGTTCTCAAAACGGCCATCGTGGAAACTGAGGCAATCATCCCCACGCCCAGTGGAGAGATGCCCGCCTTTCTCTATCGCCCCGCTGCGCCCGCTGCGTCGGCCTCCAGCCCCGCCGTTCTCTTGCTGATGGAAGCCTTTGGGCTAACCCCCCACATTCGGGACGTAGCGACTCGCACCGCCGCCAAGGGCTACGTCGTCCTCACGCCAGACCTGTACTACCGCGAATGGCCCCACAATAAATTTGGCTATGACGAGGTGGAACAGGCGATGGCAACCATGTATCGCATGGATTTTGGGCAGCCCGTAGAACAGGACCTAAAGGCGGCGATCGCCTTCCTCAAGGCGCAACCCGACGTTTCACCCGACCGAATTGGCGTTACCGGGTTTTGCCTGGGCGGGGGGTTGACCTTTTTAACGGCGTGTCGATTTTCCAGCGACATCGCAGCGGCGGCTCCGTTTTACGGCATGGTATTGGACGATTGGGTAGAGGCGATCAAAGACATCACTGTGCCCGTCTACCTGTTTCACGGCGGCGCTGATCCGTTTATTCCATCGGAGCGCGTACAGCACATCGAGGCGCGATTCAAAGACCTGGGCAAAGCGTATTGGCTCAAAGTGTATCCCGATGCCGACCACGGATTTTTCTGTCACGAGCGATCGTCCTACAATGCCGCCGCCGCTGAGGATGCGTGGCAAGCGCTAACCCAGTTTCTCCATCAACATCTCAACAGGGTTTCCTAA
- a CDS encoding DODA-type extradiol aromatic ring-opening family dioxygenase: protein MSLPTLFVSHGAPDLPLYETAPAVEFLKHLGAQWPRPKSILAVSAHWETRSPAVSIAPHPETIHDFGGFPPETYAFQYPAPGAPELAERVEKLLTQAGMSVTLDPSRGLDHGAWEPLMLMYPAADIPVTQLSVQPRLGTAHHLQLGRAIAPLREDDVLILASGAATHNLRAFGGYAFDAAPPAWVAAFDQWLAAAIAQGDTDALLHYRQVAPHAADNHPSEEHFLPLLVAMGAGGDRGIQLHHSTTYGILSMAAYGLVQ, encoded by the coding sequence ATGTCTCTTCCCACGCTCTTTGTCTCCCACGGCGCACCGGATTTACCGCTCTATGAAACTGCGCCTGCCGTTGAATTTCTCAAGCATCTGGGCGCTCAGTGGCCGCGCCCCAAATCCATCCTCGCTGTGTCGGCCCACTGGGAGACGCGATCGCCCGCCGTGAGTATCGCGCCCCACCCAGAGACGATTCACGACTTTGGCGGCTTTCCACCAGAAACCTATGCCTTTCAATATCCCGCACCCGGTGCGCCGGAACTGGCAGAGCGGGTAGAAAAACTGCTGACACAAGCGGGCATGAGCGTCACCCTCGACCCCAGTCGGGGACTCGATCACGGTGCATGGGAGCCACTCATGCTGATGTATCCAGCAGCCGACATTCCCGTGACGCAGCTTTCGGTGCAGCCGCGGCTGGGCACGGCCCATCACCTGCAACTGGGCCGGGCGATCGCCCCACTCCGGGAGGACGATGTGCTGATCCTTGCCAGTGGGGCCGCCACGCACAACCTGCGGGCCTTTGGCGGCTATGCTTTCGACGCAGCCCCGCCCGCCTGGGTAGCAGCATTTGACCAGTGGCTCGCAGCGGCGATCGCCCAGGGAGACACTGACGCACTGCTGCACTATCGCCAAGTCGCCCCCCACGCCGCCGACAATCATCCCAGCGAGGAACACTTTTTGCCGCTGCTGGTGGCGATGGGGGCAGGGGGCGATCGCGGCATCCAACTTCATCACAGCACCACCTACGGCATCCTCAGCATGGCCGCCTATGGGCTTGTTCAATAA
- the mgtA gene encoding magnesium-translocating P-type ATPase — protein MPSWFSVASRRALPAASGGSLLPLAVNAAQTDPHHLLNQLETHPYGLTAVQARQRRRQFGPNEIAHDTTPAWYQQLFRAFNSPFVYLLLVLAIAAWLTRDLRGAALLLGIVLLSGVLRFAREYRSSRAAEKLRALVETTATVSRYDDLLPAERRQEVPIRKLVPGDVVHLAPGDMVPADVRLLEANHFFVGQSILTGESDLVQKYSAVRAATSPNGDWWTLPNLCFMGTTVLGGSARAVVIATGAQTYLGRLSQALIGRRSPTSFDTGINQITWLLIGFIAIMAPSAVLLNGLVRGQWTTSLIFGVAVAVGLVPELLPLILSIGLTRGVSALAQQQMLAKRLDAVQNLGAVDLLCTDKTGTLTQNQVSFHSAIAPLGQSSPDPLADAYLNSYYQTGIQNRLDDAILEAADASALSQSALTHRKLGEVPFDFARRRLSVVVEQEGFPRLICKGAVEEVLGLCSYIQHQGEPTPLTEALHQQTLQTAQQFSQQGFRVLAVACKRLDAPQDHYDPTDEAGLRLVGYLTFLDPPQETAKGAIAALQQYNVRVKVLTGDNEHVARTICQEVGLPVQQVCLGSAIDPMSDEELAAVAENTTLFAKLSPLQKARIVQVLKQQGHTVGYLGDGVNDALALREADVGISVESAVDVAKESADVILLEKSLLVLEQGIVEGRRTFGNIIKYLKMATSSNFGNVLSVMGASALLPFLPMQPLQLLVQNLLYDLSQTAIPFDRVDESYLAQPQRWSVGDLRRFMLCLGPVSSMFDYVTFAVLWGVLGFNVPADAALFQSGWFVYGLLSQTLIIHLIRTAKAPFTESTAALPVLGMTGLVMAIALLLPFTSVDASIGLVPLPARYFLWLFAILLGYWLVTRGVKAAYIRRFKTWL, from the coding sequence ATGCCCTCCTGGTTTTCTGTTGCGTCCCGTCGCGCCCTGCCTGCTGCGTCTGGCGGGTCGTTGCTGCCGCTTGCGGTAAACGCGGCTCAAACTGATCCTCATCATCTGCTAAACCAGCTTGAAACCCATCCCTACGGGCTAACGGCCGTGCAGGCCCGCCAGCGTCGCCGCCAGTTTGGGCCTAATGAAATTGCCCACGACACTACCCCCGCTTGGTATCAGCAGTTATTCCGCGCCTTCAATAGCCCGTTTGTGTATCTGCTGCTGGTGCTGGCGATCGCCGCCTGGCTCACTCGCGATCTGCGGGGTGCAGCGCTACTCCTGGGGATCGTGCTGCTCAGCGGGGTGCTGCGGTTTGCGCGGGAATATCGCTCTAGCCGCGCCGCCGAAAAGCTGCGGGCCCTGGTCGAAACCACCGCCACCGTCAGCCGCTACGACGATCTGCTGCCGGCCGAGCGTCGCCAGGAAGTCCCCATTCGCAAGCTGGTGCCGGGGGATGTCGTGCATCTGGCACCGGGAGATATGGTGCCTGCGGATGTGCGGCTGCTGGAGGCCAATCACTTCTTTGTGGGCCAGTCGATCCTCACGGGGGAGTCGGATCTGGTGCAAAAATACAGCGCCGTTCGCGCTGCGACATCGCCCAACGGAGACTGGTGGACGCTGCCCAATCTTTGCTTTATGGGAACCACGGTATTGGGCGGCAGCGCTCGCGCCGTGGTGATCGCCACCGGAGCGCAGACCTATTTGGGACGGCTGTCGCAAGCGCTGATCGGACGGCGATCGCCCACTAGCTTTGACACGGGTATCAACCAGATCACCTGGCTGCTGATCGGGTTCATCGCCATCATGGCTCCCAGCGCGGTTTTGCTCAACGGCCTGGTTCGCGGGCAGTGGACAACTTCCCTGATCTTTGGGGTGGCGGTTGCTGTAGGTCTGGTGCCAGAGCTATTGCCTCTGATTCTCAGCATCGGCTTGACGCGCGGGGTCAGTGCCCTGGCCCAACAGCAGATGCTGGCCAAGCGGCTGGATGCGGTGCAAAACCTGGGCGCAGTTGACCTGCTGTGTACCGACAAGACGGGCACGCTCACCCAAAACCAGGTGTCGTTTCACAGTGCGATCGCCCCTCTGGGGCAGTCCAGCCCCGATCCGCTAGCCGATGCCTATTTGAACAGTTATTACCAGACGGGCATTCAAAACCGACTGGACGATGCCATTTTGGAAGCGGCCGACGCGAGTGCCTTGTCCCAGTCTGCGTTGACCCATCGCAAGCTGGGGGAAGTGCCCTTCGATTTTGCGCGGCGGCGGCTGTCTGTGGTGGTCGAGCAGGAGGGTTTTCCGCGGCTAATCTGCAAAGGGGCTGTGGAAGAGGTGCTGGGTCTATGCAGCTACATCCAGCATCAGGGAGAGCCAACGCCCCTGACCGAAGCGCTGCATCAGCAGACCCTCCAAACAGCCCAGCAGTTTAGCCAGCAGGGGTTTCGGGTGCTGGCTGTGGCCTGCAAGCGGCTGGATGCGCCGCAGGATCACTACGACCCGACAGATGAGGCGGGGCTAAGGCTGGTGGGATACCTGACGTTTCTCGATCCGCCGCAGGAGACGGCAAAGGGGGCGATCGCCGCCTTGCAGCAATACAACGTGCGCGTCAAGGTGCTGACTGGGGACAATGAGCATGTTGCCCGCACGATTTGTCAAGAAGTCGGGCTGCCCGTTCAGCAAGTCTGCCTTGGCTCGGCGATTGACCCGATGAGCGATGAGGAACTGGCCGCCGTTGCCGAGAACACAACCCTATTCGCCAAGCTATCGCCCCTGCAAAAAGCCCGAATTGTGCAGGTTCTCAAACAGCAGGGACATACGGTGGGCTATTTGGGCGATGGGGTCAACGATGCGTTGGCTCTGCGAGAGGCGGATGTGGGCATTTCGGTAGAGTCGGCGGTGGATGTGGCCAAGGAGTCGGCCGATGTAATCTTGCTTGAAAAGAGCCTGCTGGTGCTGGAGCAGGGCATCGTGGAAGGTCGCCGCACCTTTGGCAATATCATCAAGTATCTGAAGATGGCGACCAGCTCCAACTTTGGCAATGTGCTGAGCGTGATGGGGGCCAGCGCCCTGTTGCCCTTCTTGCCCATGCAGCCGCTGCAACTGCTGGTGCAAAACCTGCTGTACGACCTGTCCCAAACGGCGATTCCCTTTGACCGAGTGGATGAGTCCTACCTAGCCCAGCCCCAGCGCTGGTCTGTGGGGGATTTGCGACGGTTCATGCTGTGCCTCGGGCCTGTCAGTTCCATGTTTGACTATGTGACGTTTGCGGTGCTGTGGGGGGTGCTGGGGTTCAATGTGCCCGCCGATGCGGCGCTGTTTCAGTCGGGCTGGTTTGTCTATGGGCTGCTGTCCCAAACCCTGATTATTCATCTAATTCGCACGGCTAAGG